One segment of Pseudomonas sp. FP2196 DNA contains the following:
- a CDS encoding NADPH:quinone reductase — protein MAKRIQFRAHGGPEVLEYVDYQPPAPGPQQVRVANKAIGLNFIDTYYRSGLYAPPALPSGLGAEGAGIVDAVGSDVTRFKVGDRVAYGSGPLGAYSELHILPEANLVHLPDEISFETAAGVMLKGLTVQYLLRQTYELKGGETILFHAAAGGVGSLACQWAKALGVKLIGTVSSKEKAELAKANGAWATIDYSHENVAQRVLELTDGKKVPVVYDGVGKDTWLTSLDSVSPRGLVVSFGNASGAVDGVNLGILAAKGSLYVTRPTLATYANNAENLQRMADELFEMIIRGKLKVDVSQRYPLADAAKAQTELSARRTTGSTILLP, from the coding sequence ATGGCAAAGCGTATCCAGTTCCGCGCCCACGGCGGCCCCGAAGTACTCGAATATGTTGACTACCAGCCCCCCGCCCCCGGCCCGCAACAGGTGCGGGTGGCCAACAAGGCGATCGGCCTGAACTTCATCGATACCTACTACCGCAGCGGCCTCTATGCACCGCCGGCGCTGCCGTCTGGTCTGGGCGCAGAAGGTGCGGGCATCGTTGACGCCGTTGGCAGCGACGTCACCCGATTTAAAGTCGGTGATCGCGTGGCCTATGGCAGCGGCCCGTTGGGCGCCTATAGCGAATTGCACATTTTGCCTGAAGCCAATCTGGTGCATCTGCCGGACGAAATCAGCTTCGAGACGGCTGCCGGGGTGATGCTAAAGGGTCTGACCGTGCAGTACCTGCTGCGCCAGACTTATGAGCTCAAGGGTGGCGAAACCATTCTGTTCCACGCCGCTGCCGGGGGCGTCGGGTCGCTGGCCTGCCAATGGGCCAAGGCACTGGGCGTGAAGCTGATCGGCACCGTCAGTTCCAAGGAAAAAGCCGAACTGGCCAAGGCCAACGGCGCTTGGGCGACGATCGATTACAGCCATGAAAACGTTGCACAGCGCGTGCTCGAACTGACTGACGGCAAGAAAGTCCCGGTGGTCTATGACGGCGTCGGCAAGGACACCTGGCTGACGTCCCTCGACAGCGTGTCGCCACGCGGCCTGGTCGTGAGCTTCGGTAATGCTTCCGGCGCGGTGGACGGGGTGAACCTGGGCATTCTTGCCGCCAAGGGCTCGCTCTATGTAACCCGGCCGACACTGGCGACTTATGCCAACAATGCCGAGAACCTGCAGCGAATGGCCGATGAACTGTTCGAGATGATCATCAGGGGCAAGTTGAAGGTGGATGTCAGCCAGCGTTATCCGCTGGCTGATGCGGCGAAGGCGCAAACCGAACTGTCGGCGCGACGCACCACCGGATCCACCATCCTGTTGCCGTGA
- the hemF gene encoding oxygen-dependent coproporphyrinogen oxidase — MTTRTDAVKAYLLDLQDRICTALENEDGGTRFVEDAWARPAGGGGRTRVIENGTLIEKGGVNFSHVFGSGLPPSASAHRPELAGRGFEALGVSLVIHPHNPHVPTSHANVRFFIAEKEGEEPVWWFGGGFDLTPYYGNEADCIHWHRIAEQACAPFGADVYPRYKAWCDTYFHIKHRHEPRGIGGLFFDDLNEWDFDTSFAFMRAIGDAYIDAYLPIVQRRKNDAFTAQQREFQEFRRGRYVEFNLVYDRGTLFGLQSGGRTESILMSLPPQVRWGYDWKAEPGSEEARLTEYFLQDRDWLAQA; from the coding sequence ATGACGACCCGCACCGACGCCGTAAAGGCCTATCTGCTCGACCTGCAAGACCGCATCTGCACCGCACTCGAAAACGAGGACGGCGGCACGCGCTTCGTCGAAGACGCCTGGGCCCGGCCGGCCGGCGGTGGCGGTCGCACCCGCGTGATCGAGAACGGCACGCTGATCGAAAAGGGCGGCGTCAACTTTTCCCACGTCTTCGGCAGCGGTCTGCCACCGTCAGCCAGCGCCCATCGGCCGGAACTGGCTGGTCGCGGTTTCGAAGCGCTCGGGGTGTCGCTGGTGATCCATCCGCACAACCCGCACGTACCAACGTCTCACGCCAATGTGCGCTTTTTCATCGCCGAGAAGGAAGGTGAAGAGCCCGTCTGGTGGTTCGGCGGCGGCTTTGACCTGACCCCGTATTACGGCAATGAAGCAGATTGCATCCACTGGCACCGCATTGCCGAACAGGCCTGCGCGCCTTTCGGGGCAGACGTTTATCCGCGCTACAAGGCCTGGTGCGACACCTACTTCCACATCAAGCATCGCCACGAACCACGCGGCATCGGCGGCCTGTTCTTTGATGACCTGAACGAGTGGGACTTCGACACCAGCTTCGCCTTCATGCGGGCGATTGGCGACGCTTACATCGATGCCTATTTGCCGATCGTGCAGCGCCGCAAGAACGATGCCTTCACGGCTCAGCAGCGCGAGTTCCAGGAATTCCGTCGTGGCCGTTACGTCGAGTTCAATCTGGTCTACGACCGTGGCACCTTGTTCGGTCTGCAGTCGGGCGGGCGTACCGAGTCGATCCTGATGTCGCTGCCGCCGCAAGTGCGCTGGGGTTACGACTGGAAAGCCGAGCCTGGCAGCGAAGAAGCACGCCTGACCGAGTACTTCCTGCAAGACCGCGACTGGCTGGCCCAGGCCTGA
- the aroE gene encoding shikimate dehydrogenase, translating into MDRYVVFGNPIGHSKSPMIHKLFAEQTGQSLDYSTLLAPLDDFTGCATAFFQQGRGANVTVPFKEDAYRLANSLTARAQRAGAVNTLSKLADGLLLGDNTDGAGLVRDLTVNAGFNLTGKRILLLGAGGAVRGALEPLLAEKPASVIIANRTVDKAELLAELFCDLGPVSASGFDWLREPVDVIINATSASLTGEVPPIAPSLIEPGKTLCYDMMYGKEPTAFCRWATEHGAAVSMDGLGMLAEQAAEAFFLWRGVRPDTAPVLAELRRQLAQ; encoded by the coding sequence ATGGATCGTTACGTTGTTTTCGGTAACCCGATCGGCCATAGCAAGTCGCCGATGATTCACAAACTGTTTGCCGAACAAACCGGGCAGAGTCTCGACTACAGCACCCTGCTGGCGCCGCTCGACGACTTCACCGGCTGCGCCACGGCGTTTTTCCAGCAAGGTCGCGGCGCCAACGTCACCGTGCCGTTCAAAGAAGATGCCTATCGCCTGGCCAACAGCCTGACCGCCCGCGCACAGCGTGCCGGTGCAGTGAATACCTTGAGCAAACTGGCCGATGGTTTGCTGCTCGGTGACAACACCGACGGCGCCGGGCTGGTGCGCGATCTTACGGTGAATGCCGGGTTCAACCTGACCGGCAAGCGCATTCTGCTGCTCGGCGCCGGTGGCGCGGTGCGTGGAGCGTTGGAGCCTTTGCTGGCAGAGAAACCGGCCTCGGTGATCATCGCCAATCGCACGGTGGACAAGGCCGAACTGCTGGCCGAATTGTTCTGCGATCTTGGGCCGGTGTCGGCCAGTGGTTTCGACTGGTTGCGCGAGCCGGTGGACGTGATCATCAACGCCACTTCCGCCAGCCTTACCGGCGAAGTGCCGCCGATTGCGCCAAGCCTGATCGAGCCGGGCAAAACCCTGTGCTACGACATGATGTACGGCAAGGAGCCGACCGCGTTCTGCCGCTGGGCCACCGAGCATGGCGCGGCGGTGTCGATGGATGGCTTGGGGATGTTGGCTGAGCAGGCGGCTGAGGCGTTCTTCCTGTGGCGTGGCGTGCGCCCTGATACCGCACCGGTACTCGCCGAGCTACGCCGCCAGTTGGCCCAATAA